One window from the genome of Larus michahellis chromosome 23, bLarMic1.1, whole genome shotgun sequence encodes:
- the ANKRD24 gene encoding ankyrin repeat domain-containing protein 24 isoform X3, translated as MWGCLKLWMLRGREGGKEGGTEGWREADPGSHCGRSRTPPGQRCWTKLGSGVHGLEPQPALAQAGGKGCMAARRLLLNTMKQICLCAAASFASQDWTKNDEKLLQAVDYNDAGRVTSLLVRKGLVATKLDSEGKSAFHLAAMRGNVDCLEAMLAHGVDAMTKDSSGFTALHLASKHGHPQCVSKLLQASCPVDVADGSGRTALHHAAVSGCISCSEILCDFKAPLNIKDKDGSTPLILAAKMSHSELCRYLLHRGAAVNSQDLQGRTALMLACENGSVETVEVLVNAGARVAVVDSTGHDAAHYSLATGNALIQHFLQEAAQRRSWASEEESTEQTSQTSSPSQSSVREKNSTPRKRKAPLPPLGTPSQEDRDAYEEIVRLRQERAQFLQKIRGLEQQEKQRREQAELDEGSLRSMEKQIRELEERLAARDGEKERLGKEVEALRSRLSSLENEKENTSYDIETLQDEEGDPLEFPGAELLLSKKTLSPSAEELLATLQGQVQSLTVQNKELREKIQVLENYERDESHPSTPGDFVPASLYNALQRELERLRAQRSELPWGTDARDEASGQLERQTGASEQAPEQITEGSTAQRLAEEPAWTWGECKAALGELRVPRTQTSSSSSTEQEASTELVEAQAALRQAQAALEEREQRLKELQARLEAGAEAIEATASLGASLEEASREKEALLERCGRAEAEAEALRRELEAKVRDWRAASGPELEPGVLERRVAELVRQQEEVTSQLGQLRETLGRREAELGTLREQLAARPVGRREHEETLARLRQAQAEAEGRVPREEHARAMAALEEQARALRERAAQLEAAVEAKGREAARLEAELAAAVPRGEHEAAQEGLRAEAAKLAQQLGELSRRHEKTCEEVFRVQRQALFMKSERQAAEERLAAAQKQLAEAQDEARRLRELHGHAEDSARLVRDRDRKETETRHSKVVTLYRSHLLYAVQGHMDEDVQRILCQILKMQRLQEQGR; from the exons atgtggggatgccTGAAGCTCTGGATgctgagagggagggaaggagggaaagaaggagggacggagggatggagggaggcggATCCTGGCTCCCACTGCGGCAGGAGCCGGACCCCGCCCGGGCAGCGATGCTGGACCAAGCTGGGGTCTGGGGTCCACGGCCTGGAGCCCCAGCCTGCCCTCGCCCAGGCGGGGGGCAAGGGATGCATGgctgcccgccgcctcctcctcaaCACCATGAAGCAGATCTGCCTCTGTGCGGCTGCCTCCTTCGCG AGCCAGGACTGGACCAAGAATGATGAGAAGCTCCTGCAAGCTGTGGACTACAACGATGCCGGGAGGGTGACATCTCTCCTCGTCCGCAAGGGCCTGGTCGCCACCAAATTGGACTCGGAGGGCAAATCTGC GTTCCACCTGGCCGCCATGCGGGGGAACGTGGACTGCCTGGAAGCCATGCTGGCTCACGGCGTGGATGCCATGACCAAGGATAGCTCGG GTTTCACTGCCCTGCACCTGGCTTCCAAGCATGGCCACCCGCAGTGCGTCAGCAAGCTGCTGCAG GCCTCCTGTCCTGTGGACGTGGCCGATGGCAGCGGCCGAACAGCGCTGCACCACGCAG CGGTCAGCGGCTGCATCTCGTGCTCGGAGATCCTCTGTGATTTCAAGGCTCCCTTGAACATCAAGGACAAG GATGGCTCCACGCCGCTGATCCTTGCTGCCAAGATGAGCCACTCAGAGCTGTGCCGGTACCTGCTGCACCGCGGCGCGGCTGTCAACAGCCAGGACCTGCAGGGGAG GACAGCCTTGATGCTGGCCTGTGAGAACGGCAGCGTGGAGACGGTGGAGGTACTGGTCAATGCCGGTGCCCGGGTGGCCGTGGTGGACTCCACAGGTCATGATGCCGCGCACTACAGCCTGGCCACTGGCAACGCTCTCATCCAGCACTTCCTGCAAGAGGCTGCTCAGCGCCGGTCCTGGGCCAGCG agGAGGAATCAACTGAGCAGACGTCCCAG ACGTCTTCGCCCAGCCAGTCATCTGTCAGGGAGAAGAACAGCACCCCGAGGAAGAGGAaagcccctctgcctcccctgggcacccccagccAG GAGGACCGGGACGCCTACGAGGAGATTGTACGGCTGCGGCAGGAGCGGGCCCAGTTCTTGCAGAAGatccggggcttggagcagcaggagaagcagagacGGGAG CAGGCAGAGCTGGACGAGGGCTCCCTGCGCTCCATGGAGAAGCAG atccGGGAGCTGGAGGAGCGGCTGGCGGCACGGGATGGTGAGAAGGAGCGGCTGGGCAAGGAGGTGGAGGCTCTGCGGAGCCGCTTGTCCTCACTGGAG AACGAGAAGGAGAACACGAGCTACGACATCGAGACGCTGCAGGACGAGGAGGGAGACCCGCTTGAGTTCCCAG gggcagagctgctgctctccaagAAGACGCTGAGCCCCTCGGCCGAggagctgctggccacgctgcagggGCAGGTGCAGTCCCTCACCGTGCAGAACAAGGAGCTGAGGGAGAAAATACAG GTGCTGGAGAACTACGAGCGGGACGAGAGCCACCCTTCCACCCCGGGGGACTTCGTGCCCGCCAGCCTCTACAACGCTCTCCAACGCGAGCTGGAGCGGCTGCGAGCGCAGCGCTCGGAGCTGCCGTGGGGCACGGATGCGAGGGACGAGGCCAGCGGGCAACTGGAGAGGCAGACCGGAGCCTCGGAGCAAGCCCCGGAGCAAATCACGGAGGGGAGCACGGCGCAGCGGCTCGCCGAGGAGCCGGCCTGGACCTGGGGCGAGTGCAAGGCGGCGCTGGGCGAGCTGCGGGTGCCACGCAcccagacctcctcctcctcctccaccgagCAGGAGGCCAGCACTGAGCTGGTGGAGGCCCAGGCAGCCCTACGGCAGGCGCAGGCGGCGCTGGAGGAGCGGGAGCAGCGGTTGAAGGAGCTGCAGGCCCGTTTGGAGGCGGGTGCGGAGGCTATAGAGGCGACAGCCTCCCTGGGGGCCTCCCTGGAGGAGGCGTCGAGGGAGAAGGAAGCCTTGCTGGAGCGCTGCGGCCGGGCGGAGGCAGAGGCGGAGGCCCTGCGGCGGGAGCTGGAGGCCAAGGTGCGGGACTGGCGAGCGGCCAGCGGCCCCGAGCTGGAGCCGGGGGTGCTGGAGCGGCGAGTGGCGGAGCTGGtgcggcagcaggaggaggtgacatcccagctggggcagctgcgGGAGACGCTGGGTCGCAGGGAGGCTGAGCTGGGCACCCTGCGGGAGCAGCTGGCCGCCCGGCCGGTGGGACGGCGGGAGCACGAGGAGACGCTGGCACGGCTGCGGCAGGCGCAGGCGGAGGCGGAGGGCCGGGTGCCACGGGAGGAGCACGCCCGGGCCATGGCGGCACTGGAGGAGCAGGCGCGGGCGCTGCGGGAGCGGGCGGCTCAGCTGGAGGCAGCGGTGGAGGCCAAGGGCCGTGAGGCCGCCCGGCTGGAGGCCGAGCTGGCGGCAGCGGTGCCGCGGGGAGAGCACGAGGCGGCGCAGGAGGGGCTACGGGCTGAGGCGGCCAAGCTGGCCCAGCAGCTGGGCGAGCTGTCACGGCGGCACGAGAAGACGTGCGAGGAGGTGTTCCGGGTGCAGCGGCAAGCCCTCTTCATGAAGAGCGAGCGGCAGGCGGCGGAGGAGCGCCTGGCCGCCGCGCAGAAGCAGCTGGCGGAGGCGCAGGACGAGGCGCGACGGCTGCGGGAGCTCCACGGCCACGCCGAGGACTCGGCCCGGCTGgtcagggacagggacaggaag GAGACAGAAACGCGGCACAGCAAGGTGGTGACGCTGTACCGGAGCCACCTGCTCTACGCAGTGCAG ggCCACATGGACGAGGACGTGCAGAGAATCCTGTGCCAGATCCTGAAGATGCagcggctgcaggagcagggcagatGA